One part of the Primulina eburnea isolate SZY01 unplaced genomic scaffold, ASM2296580v1 ctg328_ERROPOS900000+, whole genome shotgun sequence genome encodes these proteins:
- the LOC140820951 gene encoding uncharacterized protein, whose protein sequence is MAGGGGGAVESDEAFALSFSKSSVGAGWAFRRLSQGGKKFVIPDVDLDRFCLDDLFDMLKAAGGQQMNAHFFFKLPKNAFTTEMVQIVGDAEIRTMCGTSESFGSDPIDDNHIGLDDVSIGDDEDSLDGSFHESDEDVDSESSTENDEGDEKATEFWYSDIEVDDELISLASSDDE, encoded by the exons AATCCGATGAAGCTTTTGCCCTAAGCTTCTCGAAATCAAGCGTTGGAGCTGGGTGGGCTTTTCGTCGGTTATCTCA AGGTGGTAAGAAATTTGTTATTCCAGATGTTGATCTTGATAGGTTTTGCctcgatgacttgtttgataTGTTAAAAGCGGCGGGAGGACAACAAATGAATGCgcattttttctttaaattgcCGAAAAATGCATTTACCACTGAAATGGTGCAGATTGTTGGTGATGCAGAGATCCGCACGATGT GTGGGACAAGTGAGTCATTTGGGAGTGACCCGATAGATGATAATCACATTGGACTTGATGATGTTTCAATTGGAGATGATGAAGACTCATTAGATGGTAGCTTTCATGAATCTGATGAGGATGTGGATTCAGAATCTTCTACAGAGAATGATGAAGGAGATGAAAAGGCCACAGAGTTTTGGTATAGCGACATTGAGGTAGATGATGAACTTATTAGTTTGGCAAGTTCTGATGATGAGTAA